A stretch of Gemmatimonas aurantiaca T-27 DNA encodes these proteins:
- the folE gene encoding GTP cyclohydrolase I FolE: MRRELNVGGGAHGADPDELPMAGERSSEYETMVRRQLELIGEDPTRDGLLKTPGRVARSMAWLTRGYDLDPRSVIGDALFAEDHENMVMVRDIEMYSMCEHHMLPFFGKVHIAYIPNGKIVGLSKLPRVVEVFARRLQVQERLGEQIANAIVDVLQPKGVGVVIEAVHLCMMMRGVEKQNSRTITSSLRGLFRDDAKTRSEFLRLAYATPGF, from the coding sequence ATGCGACGTGAACTCAACGTGGGTGGTGGTGCACATGGCGCCGATCCGGACGAATTGCCGATGGCGGGCGAACGGTCGTCCGAGTACGAGACGATGGTCCGCCGGCAACTCGAGCTGATCGGCGAAGATCCGACACGGGATGGCCTGCTCAAGACACCGGGGCGGGTGGCACGCTCCATGGCATGGTTGACCCGCGGTTACGACCTCGATCCACGCAGCGTCATCGGCGACGCACTGTTCGCCGAAGACCATGAAAACATGGTGATGGTCCGTGACATCGAGATGTACTCCATGTGTGAACACCACATGCTGCCGTTTTTTGGCAAGGTGCACATCGCCTACATCCCGAACGGCAAGATTGTCGGCTTGAGCAAGCTGCCACGCGTGGTGGAGGTGTTTGCCCGTCGCCTGCAGGTGCAGGAGCGTCTGGGCGAGCAGATTGCGAACGCCATCGTCGACGTGCTGCAGCCGAAGGGTGTGGGTGTGGTCATCGAGGCGGTGCACCTGTGCATGATGATGCGCGGCGTGGAGAAGCAAAATTCGCGCACCATCACGTCGTCACTGCGTGGACTGTTCCGTGATGATGCGAAGACCCGCAGTGAGTTTCTGCGGCTCGCCTACGCCACGCCCGGCTTCTGA